From a region of the Malania oleifera isolate guangnan ecotype guangnan chromosome 12, ASM2987363v1, whole genome shotgun sequence genome:
- the LOC131144289 gene encoding probable inactive poly [ADP-ribose] polymerase SRO2 — protein MERVDVEEKVSVVVDEREIPVPDSKCDSSSPPNPDQFVCFVRSGMVRLEEGIREHEIVNNSFLSGMERLKSGIKVVATHKNTYRGLSGKARLEGFRIFSEAVTRKCGGNANMKYAWYGASKDEIIQILSHGFSRCGGPETGELYGSGVYLSPAKFSIDAALSSLPDENGLSHVLLCRVILGNMEVVCPGSQQFRPSSREFDTGVDFLPAPRRYVVWSPYMNSHIFPNYIVSFKASVFNSFQSVPAPEVKPTGSPSPWMRFPILMYMLSRILPLPTMDLIAKYYSFYRENKIMRLKFVQRLRELAGDELLMAAIKSCKIMQRQAEAAGASGSHQMNETTMHEKPAEEGSESL, from the exons ATGGAACGCGTTGATGTTGAGGAAAAAGTCTCGGTTGTCGTTGACGAGCGCGAAATCCCAGTGCCTGATTCGAAATGCGATTCGTCATCTCCCCCTAATCCCGATCAATTCGTGTGTTTCGTCCGGAGTGGAATGGTCAGGCTGGAAGAAGGAATCCGCGAGCACGAGATCGTGAATAACAGCTTCCTCTCGGGCATGGAACGGCTCAAGTCGGGCATCAAGGTCGTCGCGACTCATAAGAACACGTACAGGGGTTTGTCCGGAAAAGCTCGGCTGGAAGGGTTTCGCATTTTCTCGGAAGCGGTGACGAGGAAGTGCGGCGGGAATGCGAACATGAAGTACGCTTGGTACGGAGCTTCCAAGGACGAGATTATTCAGATCTTATCTCATGGGTTCAGTCGATGCGGAGGTCCCGAAACCGGCGAGCTGTACGGCTCCGGCGTCTACCTATCTCCTGCAAAATTCTCCATTGATGC TGCATTATCTTCGCTTCCGGATGAGAACGGATTAAGCCATGTGCTGCTATGCCGTGTGATACTGGGAAATATGGAAGTGGTGTGTCCTGGTTCCCAGCAGTTTCGTCCAAGCTCCAGAGAGTTCGATACAGGAGTCGATTTTCTGCCAGCCCCTCGAAGATACGTTGTGTGGAGTCCTTACATGAATTCTCACATCTTCCCCAACTACATCGTCAGTTTTAAGGCGTCCGTTTTCAATA GCTTTCAAAGTGTTCCGGCGCCTGAAGTAAAACCCACCGGCTCTCCCTCACCATGGATGAGATTTCCCATTTTGATGTACATGCTCTCCAGAATTCTTCCTCTTCCAACAATGGATCTGATAGCCAAGTATTACAGCTTTTACCGG GAGAACAAGATTATGCGGCTGAAGTTTGTACAGAGACTGAGGGAATTAGCTGGGGATGAGTTATTAATGGCTGCAATCAAATCTTGTAAAATCATG CAACGTCAGGCGGAGGCAGCAGGGGCAAGTGGATCTCATCAAATGAACGAAACTACGATGCATGAGAAGCCTGCAGAAGAGGGTTCGGAGTCCTTGTAG